TTTTTCTTTATACATTATTTTACAGTGCGGACACGCATAGTGTTTGTTGAACCAGCAACACCTACTGGAACACCAGCTACAATAACAATGTCATCACCTGATTGAACAAGACCTTGCTCTTTAGCAACTTTCTCAGCCAATTCAAACATATCATCTGTAGATGCAGGCTTTTCAGTCACAACTGGAATAACACCCCAGTTCAACATCATTGATTTTTGAACCTTCTCTGTGAAGGTGATTGCCAAGATGTCAGAATCTGGACGATATTTAGAAATAGCACGTGCTGAGTAACCAGTTTCAGTAACTGTAACAACCAACTTGATGTTCATTGAGTGACAAGCATCTTTAACTGCTGATGCAACTACTTCTGTCTTAGAAGCACGGTTGAAGTTATCAGAGTTCAAACGACCATACTCGCTCAAAAGAGTTTGTGCATTCTTAGCGATAGTTGCCATTGTGCGTACAGACTCAACTGGGTATTTACCGTTTGCAGACTCACCAGAAAGCATTGTAGCATCAGTACCGTCGATAACAGCGTTAAATACGTCTGAAACTTCTGAACGAGTTGCACGTGGTTTTTCAGTCATTGTTTCCAACATGTTTGTTGCTGTAATCACTGCTTTACCAGCTGCGTTTACTTTCTTGATGATCATTTTTTGGTAAACTGGAACCATTTCAAATGGTACTTCGATACCCATGTCACCACGAGCAATCATGATACCATCTGAAGCTTCAATGATTTCATCAATGTTGTCGATACCTTGTTGGTTTTCAATTTTTGAGAAGAGTTGAACGTGCTCGTTACCAGTCTCTTTAAGAATGTTACGAACTTCTTCAACGTCTTTTGCAGAACGAACGAATGAAATAGCGATAAAGTTCAAACCTTGCTCCAAACCGAAGCGGATGTCTGCGTTATCACGATCTGCAAGCGCTGGGAAAGGAATTTTAGTGTAAGGGATGTTTACACCTTTTTGTTTAGCAATAACGCCGTCGTTTTCAACAACTACTACAAATTCACGTTTTTCAGCATCTTTTTCAACAACAGTCAAGCCAAGCTTACCATCATCAACAAGAACTTGTTTACCAACTTCAACATCATCAAAGACATCCAAGCCACCAGCAACGTTCAAAGCGATTACTTCGCGAGTTGACTTGATACCTTGCTTAGTTGCAACACGGATTTTCTCACCAGTTGTGTAAGCAAACTCTTTGGCATCACCTTCAAACAATTCTGTACGGATTTCTGGACCTTTTGTATCCAACAAGAAACCAACTTTTTTACCAGCGATTTCTTCTGCACGACGTACAGTCGCCATACGATCACCTTGCTCTTGGTGGTCACCATGTGAGAAGTTGAAACGGAATACGTTAGCACCTTCAGTAATCAATTGGGCAATATTTTTTGCTGAAGCTTCTACATCTAGTTTTTCACCCCAGTAACCATCTTCACCGAATTTTTTACCGCCACGGATTTCTACCGCAGGACCAAGGGTTGCAACGATTTTTACACGTTTATTCATCTAACAAAAACTCCTTTTAAATATACTGGTCTTATGACCCTAGTTAACAAATGTATTCAGAAATTAGAACGAGATTTCTCTGTTCAAGGTAGCAAGACCCAAGTCAGCCTTGTGTGGGTTGTTGACAATGATCTTACCATCTTCTGTCAAGCTGAACAAAGCTCCTTCCTCAGCTGTACCAAGGATTGGGTTTTCAACCATTTGCTCATTTCGGATACCAACGGC
The nucleotide sequence above comes from Streptococcus sp. 29887. Encoded proteins:
- the pyk gene encoding pyruvate kinase — its product is MNKRVKIVATLGPAVEIRGGKKFGEDGYWGEKLDVEASAKNIAQLITEGANVFRFNFSHGDHQEQGDRMATVRRAEEIAGKKVGFLLDTKGPEIRTELFEGDAKEFAYTTGEKIRVATKQGIKSTREVIALNVAGGLDVFDDVEVGKQVLVDDGKLGLTVVEKDAEKREFVVVVENDGVIAKQKGVNIPYTKIPFPALADRDNADIRFGLEQGLNFIAISFVRSAKDVEEVRNILKETGNEHVQLFSKIENQQGIDNIDEIIEASDGIMIARGDMGIEVPFEMVPVYQKMIIKKVNAAGKAVITATNMLETMTEKPRATRSEVSDVFNAVIDGTDATMLSGESANGKYPVESVRTMATIAKNAQTLLSEYGRLNSDNFNRASKTEVVASAVKDACHSMNIKLVVTVTETGYSARAISKYRPDSDILAITFTEKVQKSMMLNWGVIPVVTEKPASTDDMFELAEKVAKEQGLVQSGDDIVIVAGVPVGVAGSTNTMRVRTVK